A single genomic interval of Spinacia oleracea cultivar Varoflay chromosome 6, BTI_SOV_V1, whole genome shotgun sequence harbors:
- the LOC130462479 gene encoding uncharacterized protein isoform X1, translating into MDGLMRCLMLGAEDRSSKGRAISTGDRALKIRGCRGAALGAGAACGAGLHYISAPCRAILRSNILLSCSLSLSKVELSSLGLVLALSIMPRHTRRKLAELSVVRAAEEDASDDEEAAINAPNGGMIPRDAPTFSGTCWSPSDLVFRPEWHLSQRPRAGMADGKPFRTSWSLVEVQRAFKAIRADEEAMEIWSQTGLADFWRTMGGSSRRTGIKPRLWALSERWWDTTNTFHMAWGEITITPFEFAKITGLPFSERNVTFDPELTWRSAAARDLLGPVVDLSDDDAHASVTVIVEAICGVGVSAEQRVRLFLLALVSRVMVPSRNSRVHIRFLSVLRDLRAVSSYNWGGLAYRILLMHPTL; encoded by the exons atggatggcctgatgcgatgtttgatgcttggtgcggaagaccgtagcagcaaaggacgtgcaatcagcacgggagaccgcgcgttGAAGATTCGCGGATGCAGgggggcagcgctgggcgctggggcTGCGTGTGGCGcggggctgcactatataagtgccccttgccgtgccattttgaggagcaacatcttgctttcttgctctctttctctctcaaaggtcgaattgtcttcccttggtcttgttcttgccttatccat tatgcctcgtcacactcggaggaagctcgccgaattgTCGgtagttcgagctgctgaggaggacgcttcAGATGATGAAGAGGCTGCCATAAACGCGCCCAACGGGGGTATGATTCCCCGGGATGCGCCTACTTTTAGTGGTACTTGTTGGagtccttccgacctggtgtttcggccagagtggcacttgtctcagcggcctcgcgctggcatg gccgatggaaagccgtttcgtacttcctggtccttggtggaggttcagagggcttttaaagctattcgtgctgatgaggaggccatggagatttggtcgcagacgggcctggccgacttctggcgtaccatgggaggctcttcgaggagaacggggatcaaaccccgactgtgggctttgtcggagcggtggtgggataccaccaatactttccacatggcatggggggagatcaccattaccccctttgagtttgctaagatcacgggtcttcctttttctgagaggaacgtgacctttgatccggagctaacgtggcgctctgccgctgccagggacttgcttggccctgttgttgacttgtcagatgacgatgcccatgcttctgtgacggtgatcgTGGAGGCTATATGCGGTGTGGGTGTATCCGCAGAGCAGAGGGTCAGGCTtttcctcctagccttggtgagtagagtgatggtcccgagtaggaacagtcgggtgcacatccggTTCCTGTCCgttctgagggacttgagagctgtttcgagctataactggggtggcttggcatatAGGATTTTATTGATGCATCCGACTTTGTGA
- the LOC130462479 gene encoding uncharacterized protein isoform X2 gives MPPKATTRGESSDEGDSASRTDLQNLSMPRHTRRKLAELSVVRAAEEDASDDEEAAINAPNGGMIPRDAPTFSGTCWSPSDLVFRPEWHLSQRPRAGMADGKPFRTSWSLVEVQRAFKAIRADEEAMEIWSQTGLADFWRTMGGSSRRTGIKPRLWALSERWWDTTNTFHMAWGEITITPFEFAKITGLPFSERNVTFDPELTWRSAAARDLLGPVVDLSDDDAHASVTVIVEAICGVGVSAEQRVRLFLLALVSRVMVPSRNSRVHIRFLSVLRDLRAVSSYNWGGLAYRILLMHPTL, from the exons tatgcctcgtcacactcggaggaagctcgccgaattgTCGgtagttcgagctgctgaggaggacgcttcAGATGATGAAGAGGCTGCCATAAACGCGCCCAACGGGGGTATGATTCCCCGGGATGCGCCTACTTTTAGTGGTACTTGTTGGagtccttccgacctggtgtttcggccagagtggcacttgtctcagcggcctcgcgctggcatg gccgatggaaagccgtttcgtacttcctggtccttggtggaggttcagagggcttttaaagctattcgtgctgatgaggaggccatggagatttggtcgcagacgggcctggccgacttctggcgtaccatgggaggctcttcgaggagaacggggatcaaaccccgactgtgggctttgtcggagcggtggtgggataccaccaatactttccacatggcatggggggagatcaccattaccccctttgagtttgctaagatcacgggtcttcctttttctgagaggaacgtgacctttgatccggagctaacgtggcgctctgccgctgccagggacttgcttggccctgttgttgacttgtcagatgacgatgcccatgcttctgtgacggtgatcgTGGAGGCTATATGCGGTGTGGGTGTATCCGCAGAGCAGAGGGTCAGGCTtttcctcctagccttggtgagtagagtgatggtcccgagtaggaacagtcgggtgcacatccggTTCCTGTCCgttctgagggacttgagagctgtttcgagctataactggggtggcttggcatatAGGATTTTATTGATGCATCCGACTTTGTGA